From Apis cerana isolate GH-2021 linkage group LG10, AcerK_1.0, whole genome shotgun sequence, one genomic window encodes:
- the LOC107992432 gene encoding uncharacterized protein LOC107992432, which produces MKNKFFSLKLMIFISLILDSMIQSAVINSDNHHRIVGRITLSDAVKASKTFICKKPQFRAYSLKDLMQNVHQNPGESPIQPVYIVLKRCDGHSGCCASPLMSCSPVESAIYYEEIEIEVWSLETNNNRRQWIRVEQHDKCSCEITTINDRFQLEHLQPNVTLI; this is translated from the coding sequence atgaaaaataaatttttttcattaaagttaATGATATTCATCTCGTTGATCTTGGACAGCATGATCCAATCAGCGGTAATAAATAGCGATAATCATCATAGAATAGTCGGAAGAATTACTTTATCAGATGCAGTAAAAGCATCTAAgacatttatttgtaaaaaaccACAATTTCGGGCGTATAGTTTGAAAGATTTGATGCAAAATGTTCATCAGAATCCTGGAGAAAGTCCTATTCAACCTGTTTACATAGTTCTAAAGAGATGTGACGGACATTCTGGATGTTGTGCGAGTCCATTAATGAGCTGTTCACCTGTAGAATCGGCGATCTATTACGAAGAGATTGAAATCGAAGTTTGGAGCTTGGAAACTAATAATAACAGAAGACAATGGATTAGAGTGGAACAACATGATAAATGTTCCTGTGAAATTACCACGATCAATGATCGTTTTCAACTTGAACATTTACAGCCTAATGTAActctaatttga